DNA sequence from the Paenibacillus azoreducens genome:
TCTCGGGTTCGTGAGTGCGGAACCTTATCGGAAATCAACGCAAAGAATTAATGATGTTTAATCAGCCAATATGGAGGGCTTATATGCTGATATCAGAAATTTCAATAAATACGTTGAATCGTGAGCAGATAACTAATCTTTTGTATGGCAAGAACATTGAACTTGACGAAGGTAATATTTCAGGGGATTGCATTTTTGTATTTGGTGGAACATATGTGGAACGTACAGTGAAGGCAGTTGAATTATTTAATAATGAAAGAGCGCCATATATTTTATTTACTGGAGGGAATAAATACGGCCAACACAGCGTTTCTGAAGCAGTTATGTTACGCAATAAAGCACTTGAATTAGGGGTGCCAGAAGATAGAACAATTATTGAGACTGAATCCAACAATACGCTGGAAAATATCATTTGTTCTCTTTTAATATTAGAACGTAAATTCGGTTTACATAAAATAAAACGCTTGCTGCTTGTTAGTTCTTCAGGGCATATGCGCAGATGTATTTTAATGTGTAGAACTTTTATGCCTCCGTGGATCGAACTGATATGGTGTTCGGATAATCGATCAGTAGGGCAACGTGATAATTGGTGGAAAGACCCAGAATGGGAGCGCAGAGTTATGGATGAATCTTTCAAAGTTGTGAACGGTGTAAAAGAACGATACTTTATAGATGCAGAAGTTGATATATAGAAATTAATCAACAAAAGAGGAACCAATTTATACTGAGGATGCAAGTTCGAGGTAGGCATTGGCATCGGATAACAATATATTCACGCAGTGGCTCCTTATGGAGCCTTGGTCTGTTGGATGGATTTCAGGGAAGCGGACTCAGCAGACAAATCCGACTTCGTCGGACGTGGTGAATACAGGAACGTTAGATGAAAGGGCTGAAGGGCGGTGAAGTTCTAAATCCATGAAACCAGAAATGAAGTATAAACTAATGATATTTCTTTCAAGTATAAGTTCCTTCTCAACCATACTTGGAATTCTATTTTTGATCGGCGTGCCATTCTCAGAGCCAGCAACTATTGGAGTTGTGATAGGTATAGTTTTTAGATCATTCGCAAACACAATTGATTATAAGAACAGAGATAAATATATAGGAGTAATCGCTGTAATAGCACTGATATCTATGCTTCTTTTAATAAATAAAAATAATACTGAGTTGGTTTTGAAAATATTATTGATAGCTCCATTATTATTTTTGATTATTTTAGTAAGTGACTATTTTAATAAGCAATCGTATTTTAAGTATTTAAAGGATATAGAGAATCAGAACAATGATATGTAATTTCAAGGAAGTCAGCCCCATCATCTAACACCATATTCACACATCGGTTCGACTCCGTCGTCTCTCGGTCCGGCAGGAGCCAGAAGTGGTTCGATGAGGCATTTCAGTATACTAGGAAGCAGAAGCAGCCGGACACATCCGCACCACCTAACCGCATCGCGGCCGCCCTTCGGGCTTGATGGGACGTCTTGAATACAACAATGTTAGGCGAAATACTTGCAAATAATAAATAATGGAGATGATAGTTATGCTCATCGATTTAATAACGTTAGCAGGAAGATTGGAATATGAAGTGCTTCCTTCTGTCACTTACGAAACATATTGTGAATTTATTGATTTTCCTGAAGTTGACTATAATTCCGACATAGATCCAATCGTCCACACAATAAAACTTGTTGTTTCTTTGGAAGTATTAAATGATGAATATGAAATAACAGATGAGATAGAAGAACTATTGAAAAAAAAATATTGGGTTGATGAAGATAGGGATCAATTAATAATTGCAAAGATGACAATGACGGAATTCCCAAACACTTGGAGAGAACGTATGGATGTTACTTGGTCTTACTGGCTTGATGCAATTGATGGAGATCACTTTGTAATAGGCTCGAGAGCTGATGAAATATCAGAGAGAGAACTATATGACAATCCCTTTGATAATGGGAGTTTATATTATATAAAGGATATAGCTGTTCATGATTCTTTTGATAATGATGCTATTGAGATAGATTTAATACGTTATACTTTTAGGGATTTCATTCAAAACGATACAGGGGTGGTTTTTTATATAGCCCAAACCATTGATCATAACGTAGAAAAGAACCCAGATACAAAAAATACAAGGATAGTAAAAGATAAAGATATGATAGAAAAACTCGAAAGATGTGGGTTCTCACGTATTTTTAATTCTACTGTTAAGGATATGATTATGGAGATAGAGGTATATAAACTTCAAGATTTATGATTATTCAGGAAGGCAAGTACTCCATCTAACACCGTATCTACCTTGCGTGTTACGCCCTTGGTTCGCAAGATGAGGTAGGCATAGAAGTGGAATCAGCTCACAACCCTGCGAGGCTAAGTCCGTTGGACCCAGTCGCTGGCGCTCCTTTAAGCCTTTCGGGTTCGTAGATACAATAAACGTTATCGGAAATTCATGTATAGATAAATAAAAAGGAGAAGAGTACATGTCATCTAAATTAATTGGAGCTGCGTCGGTTATATTTGACTCAGAAAAGAAAGTATTATTAGTCAAACATAGTTACGGTAAGAACAATTGGGACTTACCAGGAGGCAAATCAGAAGATAATGAATCAGCACAAGAAACAGCTAAACGAGAGGCTCTTGAAGAGATAGGAGTAGATATATCTATAGGAGATTTAACTGGCGTGTACTATGATCCTATATTTGACATGCATCATTTTGTATTTTTATCTGTAATAGATAACAATCAAACGCCGAAGCCAAGTTCTCCGGAGATACTAGAATGCGGATTTTTTTCGATGAATGAACTACCTAGACCAATTAGCGATTTTACTTGCAATCGGATTAGAGATTCATTAAATAATGAGAAGAATCTATTTCACATAATTGAACCAAGGAAATGGATTGAATAGTATAACAACATTGAAATACTGAAGGCTATTCACAGATGAACATCCGACAACAAAATATTCACGCTGCGGATCCGTTTGAATCGATCCGTGGTCCGGCCGAAGCATATAGAGGTGGTTTCAGAGATGCATTTGGCAGTCAGCGGGGAAACGGAATCAGCCGACAACCCTGCAAAACTAAACGCGTCGCTGCCGGCAGCTGAAGCTGTCTTAAGGTTCTCGAGTTCGTGAATACGGGAACGTTATATGAAAGATGGCGAAAGACTGTTTGCTGGGGGGTATTTCATGGAGCAGTTATTAATGGAACATATTCCTTTTTTACAAGGGAAGGTTCAAATTGAACAAATCCACAAGGGTTATTCAAGTGAAGGTAAATATATTGTTTTAAGAGATGATCAAAAGTCACATCGTGCCATTCGGCCCTCGGTCTTGGCAGAGGAGTTTCAGGGAACAGGATTTAGCCAGACACGTCTGACATTTGTCGGACGTCGTGAATGCGGTAACGTTAGGTGAAATCCTTCAAGAAAAAAGGAGCAAGGATGAAAAACATAAATCTCCTAAAAAAAACCTTCAAGTAGATATGATGAACATGATCCTGACCAGGATGGAAATAAAAACACCAAATTAGCAGATCTAATTATAGATGGTATAGAACTTTATCAAAGGTTACGGAAGTATGATTTGCTTCCTTCTCTCGAATCAGGCCAAGTATGCAAAAAAATTCATAGTTGGCAAAGGAACTTACTTGGTTGCTTATCATAACGAGGGTTATACTAATATTAATAAGCCTATCTTCGGCTGCTGCGTTATGCCGAGCATCATAGCTTGGGCTTGAATCGAACAAAAAAGTGGTGGTTGAATTGGGGTAACCGTTAAAGATTTACTGCAGCTGCCTTCGTTTAGGGGGGCTCAGGTGGTCACTGGAACAAGCAGGCTGCATCAGACCGTTTCCTCTTTATCTGTTTTAGAGGTGGCGGATGTCAATTTCTTTTCGCAAATTATTCAAACCGTTCAAGAAGAGTGGTATGCCGAAGAGCTGGTCATCAGCTCTTTTTATTCCATTAAGGATAGCGTGGAGCAGCAGTGCAAAACGGTTCAATATTTGCATGACCTGGGTGAAGTGGGACTGATTCTGTACTATGTCGGCATTATAATGCCAGATATAGCCGATGAAGTGATCGAGCTGGCCGAATCTCTGGATTTTATTATCATTTGCATGCCGAGAAACGATTACTCTCTTCGGTATAATGAAGTCATTTATGAAGTCATGGAGGCGATCGTAAGCAATCAGAATGTGAATGAGCATTTCGTGAATGAATCACTGGAAAAGGTCTCGCTGCTGCCGGAACATTTACGGAGCGTGGAAATTACTCTTAAACTGCTGTCGGATCGGATGAAAGCGAACATCGTTCTGACTAACAGCAATCTGGATATCATCAATCGTGTCATGTGGCCGCGCAATTCATCGCTCCAAGTTGCGAATCTGATCCGGTCCATGGCGCCTTCCATTTTGAACGGCAGAATGGGAGAAGGAGAGCTGGATTCGTCCTGCTTTGTTGAATACAAACGTGTTCATCAAAAAAACGGGGAGGCCCTTTACCTATTCCTCATTAAAGAAAATACGAAGCTGCCTCCGAAGACGATGGATCAAATCAGCGAGGTTGTGCAGGTGGCCATCAATTTGTGGGGAGATAAGCATAACGAGGTCAGCGAATACGCTCTGGTTAAAGCCATCGTGAATGATGAAAGCGAAAAAATGCGCAGATTGGCCAGTTTGCTTTATATCGACGTTTCCGCCATCCAAATGATGTGGCTCGTTTACATTCAGGATTTGTCGGAGGAAAGAAGGATAAGGGAAGATTTAAAAGCGCATCTCTCGCAATATTATAAAACCGCGGTCATTCAAACGATCGATCACTGCGTTGTCGTTTTGCTGGGGAATTGTTCCTATAAATACAATGAGTTTGAAATCGCAGCGGAATATATTGAAAACACGAGTCTCATCGCTGAAATATCAAGCATCGTGTATTCTCCGAGAATGCGGAACACGCAGGACGTAAGGCGGATGTATCAACTCGTCAACGGCGTAGAAAAAGAGGTTCACCGCATCTATCATCATCGCAAACTATATACCGCGGCTGAAGTCCGTTCCATGAAGCGGGCCATAGACCTGAGCAAGCAAGGGGAAGAGGTTACGGAGGAATGCTTGTCCGTCATGGAGCCGATCATGGACGACCCGGTCGCTTTGAAAACCCTGATGACTTTTCTTCTGGATGCGAAGGGGAATATGGATGAATGCAGCAAGCTGTTGTTCGTCCACAAAAACACCGTGAAATATCGCATCAAAAAAATTAGCGAGTTAATCGGATATGACGTCACCGTCAATTCGGAATCGTATGATGTTTACACCGCCTGTATGGTCTATCGTCTTATTCATAACTGAAAAGTCCCGATGTTTTGTCGAATCTGATAAAAACATCGGGATTTTTTTTATTTTCTGAAAAAGACGCTTCCCTGCTTCATCTTTTACAATTAGAAAAATGATTCGAACGAACAAACGTGAGGAGGGGTCATATGAAATCCGCTAAAAAATATCAATCCTGGTTCAGTCTCGGGATCATCTGGGCAGGCGCGGTCATCAGCATCCCGAGTTTGTTGGTAGGGAATGCGCTTATTGCAGGCATGGGACTATCGAAGGCATTGCTTGTCACGTTAGCAGGTTACTCCATTATTGTGCTGCTCATGATTTTGCAGGGGATTCAAAGCACGGATTTAGGAAGGCCGACCGTTCAGGTCGCAGGCCAGGTGTTTGGCCAAAAAGGATCTCGTACGATTATTTCGATCATCCTCGCCATTGCGTGCCTCGGATGGTTCGGGATCCAGGCGAATGTGTGCGGCGCAGCCTTGGCCAATTTGCTGGCCGAGATCGGCATGCACCTTCCGGTACCCTTGGCATCTCTTATCTGCGGTCTCGTGATGGTAGTTTCAGCCATGTATGGCGTTAAAGTGCTGCGCGTCATCAGCTATATTGCCGTTCCTTTATTAGTCGGAATCAGTATCTTTGGTCTGATCAAAGCTTTGACCGGCGATTCCCTGCAGATGATTCAGCATTATAAGCCTTCGGCCGCTATGAACTTTACGGATGGACTCGCGGTAACCCTGGGTTCATTTGCGCTGGGCGCGGTCATCGCGGGAGATTATTCGCAATTTTCGAGAAAACGGTCCGATGTGCTGAAAGCCGCTCTTTTCGGAATCATTCCGGCAGGTTTGCTGATGATCGGCGCAGGAGCTGTCCTGACTATTGCTTACCAGACCAGCGATATTACAGCAACCTTTTTGAGCATCACGACTCCGTTTCTTGGCGGTGTGGTTTTGATCCTGGCTACATGGAAGACGAACCTCGTGAACGCCATTTCAGGCGGTATTGCCTTCATTAACGTGTTCAACGTATCGAAGGAAAAGGAAAAGTGGGCCATCGGCATCGCGGGAACTATGGGGACCGTATTGGCTGTCGTCGGTATACTCAACTATTTTACTCCGATTATGTCCATCCTGTCGGCCATGATTCCGCCGGTTGCAGGCGTGATGATCGCATCTTACTGGGTGCTTGGCAAAGGGGATAAGAGCCGCTGGCATGAGGTCGAAGGAGTGAATACGCCGGGCGTCGTTTCCTGGCTCGTAGGCGCGGTTATTGCTTGTACCCCTGTCGTGTTATCCTTGTTCCCGAGCTTGCCGCAGGTACCGAATCAGCCGTTGATCGGAATTGTCATTTCTTTTGTAGTGTATTATGCAGGCTATCGTTTATCGGCTCAGAAGACAGTCATATTGGAGGAAAGCAAATGAGATATGTAGATAAAGCAGCAGTTGAAAACATCGCCGTCGGCGCAGCATTTCTGGGAACAGGCGGAGGAGGAGACCCTTATATCGGAAAATTGATGGCTCTCTCGGCCATTGAGAAGTTTGGACCTGTAAAACTATTCTCGGTTGATGAGATTCAGGATGAGGACTTTTTCATTCCGGCCGCGATGATGGGGGCGCCTTCCGTATTAGTTGAGAAATTCCCTAAAGGGGACGAGTTTGTGAAGGTATTCAAAAAATTAGCGAATTACTTGGGAAAAGAACAGATCGCCGGCACGTTTCCGATGGAAGCGGGGGGCGTCAACTCCATGATTCCCATCGTCGTTGCTGCGCAGCTGGGATT
Encoded proteins:
- a CDS encoding YdcF family protein produces the protein MLISEISINTLNREQITNLLYGKNIELDEGNISGDCIFVFGGTYVERTVKAVELFNNERAPYILFTGGNKYGQHSVSEAVMLRNKALELGVPEDRTIIETESNNTLENIICSLLILERKFGLHKIKRLLLVSSSGHMRRCILMCRTFMPPWIELIWCSDNRSVGQRDNWWKDPEWERRVMDESFKVVNGVKERYFIDAEVDI
- a CDS encoding NUDIX hydrolase, yielding MSSKLIGAASVIFDSEKKVLLVKHSYGKNNWDLPGGKSEDNESAQETAKREALEEIGVDISIGDLTGVYYDPIFDMHHFVFLSVIDNNQTPKPSSPEILECGFFSMNELPRPISDFTCNRIRDSLNNEKNLFHIIEPRKWIE
- a CDS encoding PucR family transcriptional regulator; this translates as MVTGTSRLHQTVSSLSVLEVADVNFFSQIIQTVQEEWYAEELVISSFYSIKDSVEQQCKTVQYLHDLGEVGLILYYVGIIMPDIADEVIELAESLDFIIICMPRNDYSLRYNEVIYEVMEAIVSNQNVNEHFVNESLEKVSLLPEHLRSVEITLKLLSDRMKANIVLTNSNLDIINRVMWPRNSSLQVANLIRSMAPSILNGRMGEGELDSSCFVEYKRVHQKNGEALYLFLIKENTKLPPKTMDQISEVVQVAINLWGDKHNEVSEYALVKAIVNDESEKMRRLASLLYIDVSAIQMMWLVYIQDLSEERRIREDLKAHLSQYYKTAVIQTIDHCVVVLLGNCSYKYNEFEIAAEYIENTSLIAEISSIVYSPRMRNTQDVRRMYQLVNGVEKEVHRIYHHRKLYTAAEVRSMKRAIDLSKQGEEVTEECLSVMEPIMDDPVALKTLMTFLLDAKGNMDECSKLLFVHKNTVKYRIKKISELIGYDVTVNSESYDVYTACMVYRLIHN
- a CDS encoding cytosine permease produces the protein MKSAKKYQSWFSLGIIWAGAVISIPSLLVGNALIAGMGLSKALLVTLAGYSIIVLLMILQGIQSTDLGRPTVQVAGQVFGQKGSRTIISIILAIACLGWFGIQANVCGAALANLLAEIGMHLPVPLASLICGLVMVVSAMYGVKVLRVISYIAVPLLVGISIFGLIKALTGDSLQMIQHYKPSAAMNFTDGLAVTLGSFALGAVIAGDYSQFSRKRSDVLKAALFGIIPAGLLMIGAGAVLTIAYQTSDITATFLSITTPFLGGVVLILATWKTNLVNAISGGIAFINVFNVSKEKEKWAIGIAGTMGTVLAVVGILNYFTPIMSILSAMIPPVAGVMIASYWVLGKGDKSRWHEVEGVNTPGVVSWLVGAVIACTPVVLSLFPSLPQVPNQPLIGIVISFVVYYAGYRLSAQKTVILEESK